Proteins encoded together in one Variovorax paradoxus EPS window:
- the gspM gene encoding type II secretion system protein GspM: protein MNFSEQLKARWAALAMRERQMVGGAIALVALALLWWIALAPAFRTLATAPAEHAQLDAQLQQMATLQNRAKALQSQPRLARDEALRSLETSVREGLGVNNAQLMTAGGDGATVTLRATPASTVAQWLAQARGNAHAVPREVHLTRAPATPPAPGNKDKDAPQLPQVRWEGTVVMALPAPR, encoded by the coding sequence ATGAACTTCAGCGAACAACTCAAGGCCCGCTGGGCTGCCCTCGCGATGCGCGAGCGCCAGATGGTCGGCGGCGCCATCGCGCTCGTGGCACTGGCCTTGCTCTGGTGGATTGCGCTCGCTCCCGCGTTTCGCACGCTGGCCACGGCACCGGCCGAACACGCGCAGCTCGATGCGCAACTCCAGCAGATGGCCACCTTGCAGAACCGCGCGAAGGCGCTGCAGTCGCAACCCCGGCTCGCCCGCGACGAGGCGCTGCGCTCACTCGAAACTTCGGTGCGCGAGGGCCTGGGCGTCAACAACGCGCAGCTCATGACGGCAGGCGGCGACGGCGCCACCGTCACGCTGCGCGCCACGCCCGCCAGCACGGTCGCCCAGTGGCTCGCGCAGGCGCGCGGCAATGCGCATGCGGTGCCGCGCGAAGTGCACCTCACGCGCGCGCCCGCCACCCCGCCGGCGCCCGGCAACAAGGACAAGGACGCGCCGCAGCTTCCGCAGGTCCGCTGG
- the gspL gene encoding type II secretion system protein GspL has translation MTPLLLIAPLPPADAAGEYDWAQAGDDGIALRDQGRALLALLPSGSEVTLGIPSAALSWHRVTLPKGSMGSASKLRAVLDGLLEEHLLDDPEALHFALEPDAKAGAPVWVAACNRIWLRSIVQGLEAAGRRVVRIVPEFAPQAADGPPLLQITGEPEAPQLTVCDADGVVSLPLAGAGLALSGSLPLDTAVITTEPAVAEAAERLLERRVPIVKAPQRWLNAARTPWELAQFDLAATGRARAGKKFASVLQTLRYAPEWRAARWGVVVLLLTQVIGLNAWAWKERGALESKRQAAKTILTQTFPSVKIVIDPQLQMTREVAALQQAVGDVAATDFEPMVGALATNLPLGRTPSAVDYTNGQLRLRGLGLQPSEVSQITGAMAPRGYNVRTEGDLLLVQAETTPR, from the coding sequence ATGACTCCGCTGCTGCTCATTGCCCCACTGCCTCCGGCCGACGCCGCGGGTGAGTACGACTGGGCCCAGGCCGGCGACGACGGCATTGCATTGCGCGACCAGGGCCGTGCGCTGCTGGCGCTGTTGCCCTCGGGCAGCGAAGTCACGCTCGGCATTCCTTCTGCGGCGCTGTCGTGGCACCGCGTCACGCTGCCCAAGGGCAGCATGGGCAGCGCGTCGAAACTGCGCGCCGTGCTCGACGGCCTGCTCGAAGAACACCTGCTCGACGACCCCGAGGCCCTGCACTTCGCGCTCGAGCCCGACGCGAAGGCCGGCGCCCCCGTGTGGGTGGCCGCATGCAACCGCATCTGGCTGCGCAGCATCGTGCAGGGGCTCGAAGCGGCCGGGCGCCGCGTCGTGCGCATCGTCCCCGAATTCGCACCGCAGGCCGCCGACGGCCCGCCGCTGCTGCAGATCACCGGCGAACCCGAAGCGCCGCAGCTCACCGTCTGCGATGCCGATGGCGTGGTCTCGCTGCCGCTGGCCGGCGCCGGGCTCGCGCTGTCGGGCAGCCTGCCGCTCGACACCGCCGTCATCACGACCGAGCCCGCGGTCGCCGAAGCGGCCGAGCGCCTGCTGGAGCGCCGCGTGCCGATCGTGAAGGCGCCGCAGCGCTGGCTCAACGCCGCACGCACGCCGTGGGAGCTCGCGCAGTTCGATCTCGCCGCCACCGGCCGCGCGCGCGCCGGCAAGAAGTTCGCCTCCGTGCTGCAGACGCTGCGCTATGCGCCCGAATGGCGCGCCGCGCGCTGGGGCGTCGTCGTGCTGCTGCTGACGCAAGTGATCGGCCTCAACGCCTGGGCCTGGAAGGAGCGCGGCGCGCTCGAATCCAAGCGCCAGGCCGCCAAGACCATCCTCACCCAGACCTTTCCCTCGGTGAAGATCGTGATCGACCCGCAACTGCAGATGACGCGCGAAGTCGCGGCGCTGCAGCAGGCCGTGGGCGACGTGGCCGCGACCGATTTCGAACCCATGGTCGGCGCGCTCGCCACCAACCTCCCGCTCGGCCGCACGCCTTCGGCCGTGGACTACACCAACGGCCAGCTGCGCCTGCGCGGCCTCGGGCTGCAGCCGTCGGAGGTCTCGCAGATCACCGGCGCGATGGCGCCGCGCGGCTACAACGTGCGCACCGAGGGCGATCTGCTGCTCGTGCAGGCCGAGACCACTCCCCGATGA
- the ilvA gene encoding threonine ammonia-lyase, biosynthetic, producing MKTPLEKIVRQAPVPAQLTPADYLRKILNARVYDVAVESALEKARALSERLSCTVLLKREDQQPVFSFKLRGAYNKMAHLSAAQLASGVICASAGNHAQGVALGARKLGTRAVIVMPVTTPKLKIDAVRGFGGEIVLHGDSYSDAYLRALELQKQENLTFVHPFDDPDVIAGQGTIAMEILRQHQGPLDAVFVAIGGGGLISGVANYIKAVRPEIKVIGVQMNDSDAMMQSVAARQRVNLPDVGLFSDGTAVKLVGEETFRIASELVDEYIAVDTDAVCAAIKDVFVDTRSIVEPAGALAVAAIKQYVAEHGRRGETYAAILCGANMNFDRLRFVAERAEVGEEREALFAVTIPEERGSFRRFCELVGELPAGDAGEPGAAGGALRNVTEFNYRISDAAKAHVFVGLTTSTRGESATIARSFIDHGFDALDLTHDELAKEHLRHLVGGRTGLAHDERLLRFVFPERPGALLKFLSLMRPNWNISLFHYRNQGADYGRILVGLQVPAGDAAAFDAFLENLGYPYVEETANPAYRLFLQA from the coding sequence ATGAAAACTCCCTTGGAAAAAATTGTGCGCCAAGCACCTGTACCGGCGCAATTGACGCCCGCCGACTATCTCAGAAAAATTCTCAACGCCCGGGTGTACGACGTCGCCGTCGAGTCCGCGCTCGAGAAGGCGCGCGCACTCAGCGAACGTTTGAGTTGCACCGTATTGCTTAAGCGCGAAGACCAGCAACCGGTATTCAGCTTCAAACTTCGCGGCGCATACAACAAGATGGCGCATTTGAGCGCGGCGCAATTAGCAAGCGGCGTGATCTGCGCATCTGCCGGCAATCATGCGCAAGGCGTTGCACTCGGCGCGCGAAAGCTCGGCACGCGCGCAGTGATCGTCATGCCCGTAACGACGCCCAAATTGAAGATCGATGCAGTGCGCGGTTTCGGTGGCGAAATCGTCTTGCACGGCGACAGCTATTCCGATGCCTATCTGCGCGCGCTCGAATTGCAGAAGCAAGAGAACCTGACCTTCGTCCACCCCTTCGACGACCCGGACGTCATCGCAGGCCAGGGCACCATCGCGATGGAAATCCTGCGCCAACACCAAGGCCCACTCGATGCGGTCTTCGTCGCGATCGGCGGCGGTGGATTGATTTCCGGCGTGGCCAACTACATCAAGGCCGTGCGTCCCGAGATCAAGGTGATCGGCGTTCAGATGAACGACTCCGACGCAATGATGCAATCGGTCGCAGCCCGCCAGCGCGTGAACCTACCGGACGTGGGCCTGTTCTCCGACGGCACCGCCGTCAAGCTGGTCGGCGAAGAAACCTTCCGCATCGCCAGCGAACTGGTCGACGAATACATCGCCGTCGATACCGATGCCGTTTGCGCCGCCATCAAGGACGTCTTCGTCGACACGCGCAGCATCGTCGAACCCGCCGGCGCGTTGGCCGTGGCGGCAATCAAGCAGTACGTGGCCGAGCACGGCCGCCGCGGAGAAACCTACGCAGCAATCCTTTGCGGCGCCAACATGAACTTCGATCGATTGCGCTTCGTGGCCGAGCGCGCCGAGGTCGGTGAGGAACGCGAGGCGCTCTTCGCCGTCACGATTCCCGAAGAACGCGGCAGCTTCCGCCGCTTCTGCGAACTGGTCGGCGAACTGCCGGCGGGCGATGCAGGCGAACCAGGAGCGGCCGGCGGCGCATTGCGCAACGTGACCGAGTTCAACTACCGCATCAGCGACGCGGCCAAGGCGCACGTGTTCGTCGGCCTCACGACATCGACGCGCGGCGAATCGGCCACCATCGCGCGCAGTTTCATCGACCACGGTTTCGACGCGCTCGACCTCACGCACGACGAGCTCGCCAAGGAGCATCTGCGGCACCTCGTCGGCGGGCGCACCGGCCTCGCGCACGACGAGCGCCTGCTGCGCTTCGTGTTCCCCGAGCGTCCCGGCGCGCTGCTCAAGTTCCTGAGCCTGATGCGGCCGAACTGGAACATCAGCCTCTTCCACTACCGCAACCAGGGCGCCGACTACGGACGCATCCTGGTCGGTCTGCAGGTGCCGGCCGGCGACGCTGCGGCCTTCGATGCGTTCCTCGAAAACCTCGGCTATCCCTACGTCGAGGAAACGGCCAATCCGGCCTACCGGTTATTCCTGCAAGCCTGA
- a CDS encoding prepilin-type N-terminal cleavage/methylation domain-containing protein — translation MPISAAGNSSKASTARGFTLLELIIVIAIIAIATASVSFAMRDTNAAKLDREADRLAALLESARAQSRASGVAVRWRPVEGSFVFDGLPADAIPSGWVAEGITAQAALGNGTLVPALQLGPDPIIAAQQITLYSAGPPARSLRIATDGLRPFTVFPVP, via the coding sequence ATGCCGATATCGGCAGCTGGCAATAGCAGCAAGGCCAGCACGGCGCGCGGCTTCACGCTGCTCGAGCTGATCATCGTGATCGCGATCATCGCGATCGCCACCGCCAGCGTGAGTTTTGCCATGCGCGACACCAACGCGGCCAAGCTCGATCGCGAAGCCGACCGGCTCGCCGCGCTCCTCGAATCCGCCCGCGCCCAGTCGCGGGCCAGCGGCGTCGCCGTGCGGTGGCGCCCCGTCGAAGGCAGCTTCGTCTTCGATGGCCTCCCTGCCGATGCGATCCCGAGCGGCTGGGTCGCCGAAGGCATCACCGCCCAGGCCGCGCTGGGCAACGGCACGCTGGTTCCGGCGCTGCAACTCGGCCCCGATCCGATCATCGCGGCGCAGCAGATCACGCTCTATTCCGCCGGTCCGCCTGCGCGCTCGCTGCGCATCGCCACCGACGGCCTGCGCCCGTTCACCGTCTTCCCCGTGCCATGA
- the gspK gene encoding type II secretion system minor pseudopilin GspK, whose protein sequence is MTRRTSGLGRRARRQSGAALLAAMLTVMLVATFSAAALWQQWRAAEVEGAERARVQAAWVLIGALDWSRLILAEDGRAGGPDHLGEPWAVPLEEARLTSFLSADKNVSSDNLDGLPDAFLSGRIVDAQSKLNVLSLVDAGKPVPAGVATFTRLFNLLGLPASELSQMTTGLVRTLSTGTDEASGGGDAGNAPLMPQEVSQLVWLGLSPSTAAAIEPYVTILPVRTTLNLNTASAEAISASLENLPIATARQLVEKRTRSYFKTIDEANQGLPSEGSRFNATQHGVGTQFFEVYGRLRLDRTWVEEHSLLQRNGVTVTTVWRTRGAGATTTPAKP, encoded by the coding sequence ATGACGCGGCGCACTTCGGGACTCGGGCGACGTGCGCGCCGCCAGTCCGGCGCCGCGCTGCTCGCGGCGATGCTGACGGTCATGCTCGTCGCCACCTTCTCCGCTGCCGCGCTGTGGCAGCAATGGCGCGCGGCCGAAGTCGAAGGCGCCGAGCGCGCGCGTGTGCAGGCGGCCTGGGTGCTGATCGGCGCGCTCGACTGGTCGCGGCTGATCCTCGCCGAAGACGGCCGCGCCGGCGGCCCCGACCACCTGGGCGAACCCTGGGCGGTGCCGCTCGAGGAAGCGCGGCTCACCAGCTTCCTGTCGGCCGACAAGAACGTGTCGAGCGACAACCTCGACGGCCTGCCCGACGCCTTTCTCTCGGGCCGCATCGTCGATGCGCAGTCCAAGCTCAACGTGCTGTCGCTGGTCGATGCGGGCAAGCCGGTGCCGGCCGGCGTGGCCACCTTCACCCGGCTCTTCAACCTGCTGGGCCTGCCGGCCTCGGAGCTCAGCCAGATGACGACCGGGCTCGTGAGGACGCTGTCCACCGGCACCGACGAAGCCTCCGGCGGCGGCGATGCGGGCAATGCGCCCCTGATGCCGCAGGAGGTGTCGCAACTGGTGTGGCTCGGGCTTTCGCCATCGACCGCCGCGGCCATCGAGCCCTACGTGACGATCCTGCCGGTGCGCACCACGCTCAACCTCAACACGGCGAGCGCCGAGGCCATCAGCGCCAGCCTGGAAAACCTGCCGATCGCCACCGCGCGGCAATTGGTGGAGAAGCGCACCCGCTCCTACTTCAAGACCATCGACGAGGCCAATCAGGGGCTGCCCAGCGAAGGCTCCCGCTTCAACGCCACCCAGCACGGCGTGGGCACCCAGTTTTTCGAGGTCTACGGGCGCCTGCGCCTGGACCGCACCTGGGTCGAGGAGCACTCGCTCCTGCAACGCAACGGTGTCACGGTGACGACGGTCTGGCGCACCCGCGGCGCCGGCGCAACAACGACTCCGGCTAAACCCTGA
- the coq7 gene encoding 2-polyprenyl-3-methyl-6-methoxy-1,4-benzoquinone monooxygenase produces MTLSLDPVLAATDAALRTLFARPHATRATPTPPQAAGEMDEKERRRAGALMRVNHVGEVCAQALYTAQAAVARDPGLRAQFLEAAHEETDHLAWTRQRLDELGDRPSLLNPLWYAGAFGLGLVAGRLGDPWSLGFVAETERQVEAHLDSHLDRLPLSDSASRAVVEQMKSDEARHAAQAVDAGAAELPPPVKALMRLASRVMTTVAHRI; encoded by the coding sequence ATGACGCTCTCGCTTGACCCTGTTCTCGCCGCCACAGATGCGGCGCTGCGCACCCTTTTTGCCCGCCCTCATGCAACGCGGGCCACGCCCACTCCACCCCAGGCTGCTGGCGAGATGGACGAGAAGGAGCGCCGCCGGGCCGGCGCGCTCATGCGCGTCAACCATGTCGGGGAAGTCTGTGCACAGGCGCTTTACACGGCCCAGGCCGCCGTGGCGCGCGATCCAGGCCTTCGCGCTCAATTTCTGGAAGCTGCGCACGAAGAGACCGATCACCTGGCTTGGACCCGGCAGCGCTTGGACGAGTTGGGCGATCGCCCTTCGTTGTTGAATCCGCTCTGGTATGCCGGGGCTTTCGGTCTTGGCCTCGTTGCCGGCCGCCTGGGGGATCCTTGGAGCCTGGGTTTCGTGGCCGAAACCGAGCGTCAGGTGGAGGCTCATCTCGACAGCCATCTGGACCGGCTCCCGTTATCCGACAGCGCCTCCCGGGCCGTGGTCGAGCAAATGAAGTCCGACGAGGCGCGCCATGCAGCGCAGGCCGTCGATGCCGGCGCCGCAGAACTCCCGCCGCCGGTCAAGGCTCTGATGCGTCTGGCCTCACGCGTGATGACCACCGTGGCGCATCGGATCTAG
- the gspG gene encoding type II secretion system major pseudopilin GspG — protein MNKFLRAASRTAQRGFTLIELMVVLVIIGVLAALIVPNVIERADDARVTAARTDINNLMQALKLYRLDNQRYPTAEQGLQSLLTRPTVGPAAPNWKPYVEKLPNDPWGHPYQYMNPGIKGEIDVLSFGADGQNGGEGKNADIGSWQ, from the coding sequence ATGAACAAATTCCTTCGTGCCGCTTCCCGGACCGCCCAGCGCGGCTTCACGCTGATCGAACTGATGGTGGTGCTGGTCATCATCGGCGTGCTTGCCGCGCTGATCGTGCCGAACGTGATCGAGCGTGCCGACGACGCCCGCGTGACGGCCGCCCGCACCGACATCAACAACCTGATGCAGGCGCTCAAGCTCTACCGCCTGGACAACCAGCGCTACCCGACCGCCGAGCAGGGCCTGCAGTCGCTGCTGACGCGCCCGACCGTCGGCCCGGCCGCCCCGAACTGGAAGCCCTACGTCGAGAAGCTGCCCAATGACCCCTGGGGCCATCCCTACCAGTACATGAACCCGGGCATCAAGGGCGAAATCGACGTGCTCTCGTTCGGCGCCGATGGTCAGAACGGCGGCGAGGGCAAGAATGCCGATATCGGCAGCTGGCAATAG
- a CDS encoding OsmC family protein, with protein MECTVSWTGDAGTRSAMGFVAETGSGHVLMMDGAPDAAKPENGGQNLAARPMETVLAGTGGCTAYDVVLILKRGRHRVERCSVKLTSERAEKDPKVFTKIHMHFTVAGKAIPASAVERAIALSHETYCSASIMLAKTAEITTSFDLIET; from the coding sequence ATGGAATGCACAGTGAGTTGGACCGGCGACGCCGGAACGCGTTCGGCCATGGGCTTTGTCGCCGAGACCGGCAGCGGCCATGTCCTGATGATGGACGGCGCACCCGACGCGGCCAAGCCGGAGAACGGCGGCCAGAACCTTGCCGCGAGGCCGATGGAGACGGTGCTGGCTGGTACCGGCGGCTGCACCGCCTATGACGTCGTGCTGATATTGAAAAGAGGTCGCCATCGCGTCGAGCGTTGCAGCGTCAAGCTCACCAGCGAGCGCGCGGAGAAGGATCCCAAGGTCTTCACCAAGATCCACATGCATTTCACGGTGGCCGGCAAGGCGATCCCCGCCTCTGCGGTGGAGCGCGCAATTGCGCTGAGCCACGAGACCTATTGCTCGGCCAGCATCATGCTGGCGAAGACGGCCGAGATCACCACAAGCTTCGATCTGATCGAAACCTGA
- a CDS encoding type II secretion system protein N, whose translation MTSPYSAARWHAPLATTGLWALAAGAAVFWALRLSSPADAVAAAAAMPRPSVTADAEAVGRLLGVVSAQAAAPAAPEAASRFALVGVVADPSNQGAALIAIDGKPPKPFRVGSRVGDNYVLQSVGVRAATLGAQADGPPAFTLQLPVRAPISVGLPPPPISGVSPMPAPAQPPAQRSTGMLPSTMPAVVMPPPTEAAQQPQGQAPVAAQ comes from the coding sequence ATGACAAGTCCTTACTCCGCTGCCCGCTGGCATGCCCCACTTGCAACGACGGGGCTTTGGGCGCTGGCCGCTGGCGCCGCGGTGTTCTGGGCCTTGCGCCTGTCGTCGCCGGCCGATGCCGTGGCCGCCGCGGCCGCGATGCCCCGGCCCTCGGTCACGGCGGATGCCGAGGCGGTCGGACGATTGCTCGGCGTGGTCTCCGCGCAGGCAGCAGCACCCGCAGCCCCCGAAGCGGCCAGCCGCTTCGCGCTGGTGGGCGTGGTGGCCGATCCGTCGAACCAAGGTGCTGCGCTGATCGCCATCGACGGCAAGCCGCCCAAGCCGTTTCGCGTCGGTTCGCGCGTTGGCGACAACTACGTGCTGCAGTCGGTGGGCGTGCGCGCGGCGACGCTCGGCGCGCAGGCCGACGGACCACCGGCGTTCACGCTGCAACTTCCGGTGCGTGCGCCGATCAGCGTGGGGCTGCCGCCGCCGCCGATCTCCGGCGTGTCGCCAATGCCGGCGCCGGCTCAGCCACCCGCGCAAAGGTCGACCGGGATGTTGCCGTCCACCATGCCCGCCGTGGTGATGCCGCCCCCGACCGAGGCCGCGCAACAACCGCAGGGACAGGCGCCAGTCGCTGCGCAATAG
- the gspI gene encoding type II secretion system minor pseudopilin GspI: MRLRRGTRAWACSGFTLIEVLIALGIVALALAAGSQATMSLTRNAQRQSDLVLADLCAENELAKARLSRQMPAVGDSGSICVQAGASFNVTTSTVPTLNPNFRRVDVQVRDEVNSPILRISTVVGRF; the protein is encoded by the coding sequence ATGAGACTGCGGCGTGGAACAAGGGCATGGGCCTGCAGCGGCTTCACGCTGATCGAAGTGCTGATCGCGCTGGGCATCGTCGCGCTCGCGCTGGCCGCGGGCTCGCAGGCCACGATGTCGCTCACGCGCAATGCGCAGCGCCAGTCCGACCTCGTGCTGGCCGACCTGTGCGCCGAAAACGAACTCGCCAAGGCCCGCCTCTCGCGCCAGATGCCGGCCGTGGGCGACTCGGGCTCCATCTGCGTGCAGGCAGGCGCGTCGTTCAACGTGACGACCTCGACAGTGCCCACGCTCAATCCGAATTTCCGGCGGGTCGATGTGCAGGTGCGCGACGAGGTCAACTCGCCAATCCTGCGCATCTCGACCGTGGTCGGCCGCTTCTGA
- a CDS encoding PulJ/GspJ family protein: MTKTKQKTSHGFTLIELLVAISVMALLSLVSWRGLDSMSRATTQNQQRADAILTLQATLAQWGADLDAVTSIAQTRPIDWDGNVLRLTRRSSDPTAPAMLVVAWTLRPGAEGPRWQRWQSQAFTTRGEWQQAWNLAASWAQGGGAQGGYNDVVLMPASGWQLYYFRDNNWTPAGSLPTAPTTPPNPANPASPAAGPIVNMPDGVRLVISLPPGDGLSGTLTRDWVKPIVGGAKS, from the coding sequence ATGACGAAGACGAAGCAGAAGACGTCGCACGGCTTCACGCTGATCGAACTGCTCGTCGCCATCTCGGTGATGGCGCTGCTCTCGCTCGTGAGCTGGCGCGGGCTGGACAGCATGTCGCGCGCCACCACGCAGAACCAGCAGCGCGCCGACGCCATCCTGACCCTGCAGGCCACGCTCGCCCAATGGGGCGCCGACCTCGATGCGGTGACCTCGATCGCGCAGACCCGCCCGATCGACTGGGACGGCAACGTGCTGCGGCTCACGCGCCGCAGCAGCGATCCGACGGCGCCCGCCATGCTGGTGGTGGCCTGGACCCTGCGGCCGGGCGCCGAGGGCCCGCGCTGGCAGCGCTGGCAGTCGCAGGCCTTCACCACGCGCGGCGAATGGCAGCAGGCCTGGAACCTCGCGGCCTCCTGGGCGCAGGGCGGCGGCGCACAAGGCGGCTACAACGACGTGGTGCTGATGCCCGCCAGCGGCTGGCAGCTCTATTACTTTCGCGACAACAACTGGACGCCCGCGGGTTCGCTGCCCACGGCACCCACCACGCCGCCCAATCCCGCCAACCCGGCCAGCCCCGCTGCGGGCCCGATCGTCAACATGCCCGATGGCGTGCGCCTGGTGATCAGCCTGCCGCCGGGCGACGGGCTGTCGGGCACGCTCACGCGCGATTGGGTCAAGCCGATCGTGGGGGGCGCGAAGTCATGA
- a CDS encoding porin: MAALAVAGVASAQSSVTLFGVVDASVSGYSSTSRDQNNGFTYNAQGVPTSYNPFYVNRGSIKASRRELANSGYNGSRLGFRGTEDLGGGLAASFWLEAPIKNDDGSEGVATFARRSTVSLSGGFGEIRLGRDYTATFWNDTVFDPFGTNGVGTNLISTASNSFGGFAGIAASNKAFAEQFPNIALATNVSGGNYARSSNTIGYFLPPNLGGFYGQLQYAFGEKTKYSPGRATPPVENNSRQGRYVGGRFGYANGPLDVAIAYGSSTVGDQYYAGITNKVDTLNLGASYDFGSVKLFGEVSRAKNKLDYEVTPTLAGRPDIDLTGYLLGVTVPVGAGLIRASYSRVTYDENLVANPPAVLPEDKKANKLAIGYVHNLSKRTALYATIARVSNKNNAALTVGGPNFVTAGGFTPKTSTGYDFGIRHAF; the protein is encoded by the coding sequence CTGGCTGCCCTGGCTGTTGCCGGTGTTGCCTCGGCTCAGTCGTCCGTCACGCTTTTCGGTGTGGTCGACGCGTCGGTCAGCGGCTACTCGTCCACCTCGCGTGACCAAAACAATGGCTTCACGTACAACGCACAGGGCGTGCCCACCTCGTACAACCCCTTCTATGTGAACAGAGGCAGCATCAAGGCAAGCCGCCGTGAACTGGCTAACTCGGGCTACAACGGCAGCCGTTTGGGCTTCCGTGGTACGGAAGACCTCGGTGGCGGGCTGGCAGCCAGCTTCTGGCTCGAAGCCCCCATCAAGAACGATGACGGCTCTGAAGGCGTTGCCACCTTCGCTCGTCGCTCGACCGTGAGCTTGTCGGGTGGTTTCGGTGAAATCCGCCTGGGTCGCGACTACACCGCGACGTTCTGGAACGACACCGTGTTCGATCCGTTCGGCACCAACGGCGTTGGCACCAACTTGATCTCGACGGCCAGCAACTCTTTCGGCGGATTCGCTGGCATCGCCGCAAGCAACAAGGCTTTCGCCGAGCAATTCCCGAACATCGCCTTGGCAACCAATGTGAGCGGCGGTAATTACGCTCGTTCCAGCAACACCATCGGCTACTTCCTGCCGCCAAACCTTGGCGGGTTCTACGGTCAACTGCAGTACGCGTTCGGCGAAAAGACCAAGTACAGTCCTGGCCGCGCCACGCCTCCAGTTGAAAACAACTCGCGTCAGGGTCGTTACGTCGGTGGCCGCTTCGGCTACGCAAACGGCCCCCTGGACGTTGCAATCGCTTATGGCAGCAGCACCGTCGGCGACCAGTACTACGCTGGCATCACCAACAAGGTCGACACCCTCAACCTCGGCGCTTCGTACGACTTCGGTTCCGTGAAGCTGTTCGGTGAAGTGTCGCGCGCCAAGAACAAGCTCGACTACGAAGTGACGCCCACGCTTGCCGGCCGTCCTGACATTGATCTTACTGGTTACCTGCTCGGCGTGACCGTGCCGGTTGGTGCTGGCCTGATCCGCGCTTCGTACTCGCGCGTCACGTACGACGAGAACTTGGTCGCGAACCCGCCCGCAGTGCTGCCGGAAGACAAGAAAGCCAACAAGCTGGCAATCGGCTACGTGCATAACCTGTCGAAGCGTACGGCTCTGTACGCCACGATTGCTCGCGTGAGCAACAAGAACAATGCAGCTCTGACCGTCGGCGGCCCGAATTTCGTGACTGCTGGCGGCTTCACCCCGAAGACCTCGACCGGCTACGACTTCGGCATCCGTCACGCCTTCTGA